The Haloplanus sp. CK5-1 genome contains a region encoding:
- a CDS encoding fused MFS/spermidine synthase, with amino-acid sequence MPSLPDRLRRPPGPEVAVFVSGVASMGLEILAGRIIAPQFGSSIYTWGSIIAVFLAALSLGYHRGGQWAERRASDGRLAWLMLGTAAYVALVVFATDVLLSAASALPLPGRFASLPAVTLLFGPPTYLLGFVSPYAAELSDTQGVGAASGRVYALGTVGSIVGAFGTTFFLIPSLDVETIGVGFGLLLVGTGLWLARRTESRQPTVTGLAVALLVIGAGVSGTVGVSTGGPVLYGTQTPYQELEVTQVGDERTLYLDGQPHSAMDVSDPDRHVFGYTRYFHLPLLMTEDVDRVLFVGGGGFTGPKHFADEYDVTVDVAEIDPEVIDTAKRYFELEESDGLTVHNTGGRQFLQETNHTYDLIVLDAYKKDKVPFQLTTVEFMQLANDRLDDDGVLFANLISAPSGPASKFYRAEYKTMAQVYPQVYTFPTAETNAIQNVEVVATKRDGRLSMADLRERNAERDIGISLRREINTYQPPPRTDDVPVLRDDRAPVDSLLDPMVGQRYVVQRTDGNGTDVTTADGITASGTVLPPRSRLAEPVPPR; translated from the coding sequence ATGCCGTCCCTCCCCGACCGTCTCCGGCGCCCACCGGGGCCGGAGGTCGCGGTGTTCGTCTCCGGCGTCGCCAGCATGGGACTTGAGATCCTGGCCGGGCGGATCATCGCCCCGCAGTTCGGGAGCAGTATCTACACTTGGGGGAGCATCATCGCCGTCTTCCTCGCGGCGCTCTCCCTCGGCTACCACCGCGGGGGGCAGTGGGCCGAGCGCCGGGCGAGCGACGGCCGGCTCGCCTGGCTGATGCTCGGGACCGCCGCCTACGTCGCTCTCGTCGTGTTCGCGACCGACGTGTTGCTGTCGGCCGCCTCGGCGCTCCCGTTGCCCGGCCGCTTCGCGTCGCTGCCCGCGGTGACGCTCCTCTTCGGTCCACCGACGTACCTCCTCGGGTTCGTCAGCCCGTACGCCGCCGAACTCTCCGATACCCAAGGTGTCGGCGCGGCCTCGGGGCGCGTCTACGCACTCGGGACCGTCGGCAGCATCGTCGGGGCGTTCGGCACGACGTTCTTCCTGATCCCGTCGCTCGACGTCGAGACCATCGGCGTCGGCTTCGGCCTTCTGCTCGTCGGGACAGGACTGTGGCTCGCCCGCCGAACCGAGAGCCGCCAGCCGACGGTCACGGGACTCGCCGTCGCGCTCCTGGTGATCGGCGCGGGCGTCAGTGGCACCGTCGGCGTCTCGACGGGTGGGCCGGTGCTCTACGGGACCCAGACGCCGTACCAGGAACTCGAGGTCACGCAGGTGGGCGACGAGCGGACGCTGTATCTCGACGGCCAACCCCACAGCGCGATGGACGTCTCCGACCCCGACCGCCACGTCTTCGGCTACACGCGCTACTTCCACCTCCCGCTGCTCATGACCGAGGACGTGGACCGGGTGTTGTTCGTCGGCGGCGGCGGATTCACCGGACCGAAACACTTCGCCGACGAGTACGACGTCACCGTCGACGTGGCCGAAATCGACCCCGAGGTGATCGACACGGCGAAGCGGTACTTCGAACTCGAGGAGTCCGACGGCCTGACCGTCCACAACACCGGGGGCCGGCAGTTCCTCCAGGAGACGAACCACACGTACGACCTGATCGTCCTCGACGCCTACAAGAAGGACAAGGTCCCCTTCCAGTTGACAACCGTCGAGTTCATGCAACTCGCGAACGACCGACTCGACGACGACGGCGTTCTCTTCGCCAACCTGATCTCGGCACCCAGCGGTCCCGCTTCGAAGTTCTACCGCGCCGAGTACAAGACGATGGCCCAGGTGTACCCGCAGGTGTACACGTTCCCGACCGCCGAGACGAACGCCATCCAGAACGTCGAAGTCGTCGCCACCAAGCGCGACGGACGCCTCTCGATGGCCGATCTGCGGGAGCGAAACGCCGAACGTGATATCGGGATCAGCCTCCGTCGGGAGATCAACACCTACCAACCACCCCCGCGAACAGACGACGTGCCCGTCCTCCGCGACGACCGCGCCCCCGTCGACTCCCTCCTCGATCCGATGGTCGGCCAGCGGTACGTCGTCCAGCGAACCGACGGAAACGGGACCGACGTGACGACGGCCGACGGCATCACGGCGTCCGGGACCGTCCTCCCGCCACGCTCCCGACTGGCCGAACCGGTCCCGCCGCGCTGA